The Magnolia sinica isolate HGM2019 chromosome 9, MsV1, whole genome shotgun sequence genome contains a region encoding:
- the LOC131255852 gene encoding receptor-like kinase TMK4 — protein MGEAKRYLILSFLIFRLSSSPSSPATFPDDFSTMQKLANLLTPTPQGWLSSTDPCGNTKWSGVVCSSGRVVSINIASQSISGSLPSDLNKLTALKSLSLQKNTLSGSLPSLANLINLQEIYLDGNQFSSIPPTFFDNLPSLQSVSLDGNPLLPWSIPDLSQSTPLALFYASNANVVGPIPDFFGSLPSLQSLRLSYNNITGGLPHTFATSGLKNLWLNNQKSTTKLEGPIDVLGSMTHLSQVWLHTNSFTGPVPDLSNCTSLFDLQIQDNCLTGVLPQSIFTLPSLVNVSLGNNNLQGPFPSFASAVKVDNAITNNNFCNANGGPCDPRVTTLLLVAAGFGYPETLSDPWTGDDPCGGWSFVSCDSQGNVIVLNLAKQNLVGSISPAITNLTSLTTLILSNNKLTGPIPNGLAGLSQLQTVDLSNNNLTGKVPVFNPSVKLNTTGNPLLGSNSTVGGGGVSSGGSGSSASSPDGSPGGKSTSSFSVVLIVGIVLGVLLLIFIFWKRTKTRHSNANVSAIGSMVFSINDLRLATNNFSEDNIVGKGGFGVVYKGVLHDGSQVAVKRMKSSMISSRGTSSFLAEIAVLTRVRHRHLVGLKGYCTDVDEKLLVYEYMPQGTLGQHLFEVENHGYEILSWKQRLTIALDVARGIEYLHSLARQSFIHRDLKPSNILLGDDMRAKVSDFGLVKLVPDGKSSMETRLAGTFGYLAPEYAATGKVTTKADIYSFGVVLMEMITGRKVADDAQPEEEVDLVTWFRRVLIGKADMKINDIVDPTIKPDEDEDEATFRSILNVAELAGHCTARDPNQRPEMGNVVNILSPMVEQWKPASPDDEDGYDADGGGGGPYTHMTSLGSTQAA, from the coding sequence ATGGGGGAAGCCAAACGCTACCTCATTCTCTCTTTCCTCATCTTCCGCCTCTCAAGCTCCCCATCATCACCGGCCACTTTCCCAGATGACTTCTCCACCATGCAAAAGCTAGCCAATCTCCTCACCCCGACCCCACAAGGTTGGCTTTCCTCAACCGATCCCTGCGGAAACACGAAATGGAGCGGCGTCGTCTGTTCGTCAGGCCGTGTCGTTTCCATCAACATCGCCTCCCAATCCATCAGCGGATCTCTGCCGTCCGATCTCAACAAGCTCACTGCCCTCAAATCCCTCTCCCTTCAGAAAAACACGCTCTCGGGCTCACTCCCATCCCTTGCCAACCTCATCAATCTCCAGGAGATCTACCTCGACGGGAACCAGTTCTCCTCCATTCCTCCTACGTTCTTCGACAACCTCCCCAGCCTCCAATCCGTCAGTCTCGATGGCAACCCTCTATTACCATGGTCAATCCCCGACCTCTCCCAATCAACCCCCCTTGCCTTGTTCTACGCTAGCAATGCCAACGTCGTGGGTCCCATCCCTGATTTCTTCGGCTCTCTTCCAAGCCTTCAGTCTCTGCGGCTTTCATACAACAACATTACCGGCGGACTCCCCCATACATTCGCCACCTCCGGCCTCAAGAACCTCTGGCTCAACAACCAGAAGTCAACCACGAAGCTGGAGGGCCCCATTGACGTGCTTGGGTCGATGACCCATCTGTCGCAGGTATGGCTGCATACCAATTCCTTCACCGGGCCCGTCCCGGACCTCTCCAATTGCACCTCGCTCTTTGATCTGCAGATCCAGGATAACTGCCTCACGGGGGTTTTGCCACAATCGATCTTCACGCTCCCTAGCTTGGTGAATGTGTCATTAGGCAACAACAATCTACAAGGTCCGTTCCCGAGCTTTGCATCGGCGGTGAAGGTTGACAATGCCATAACCAACAATAACTTCTGTAATGCCAATGGGGGGCCTTGCGATCCAAGGGTGACGACGCTGCTCTTAGTTGCGGCGGGGTTTGGGTACCCAGAAACTCTCTCTGATCCCTGGACGGGTGACGACCCATGCGGTGGGTGGTCATTTGTATCGTGCGATTCGCAAGGAAATGTCATCGTTCTGAATCTAGCAAAGCAGAATTTGGTCGGGAGCATCTCGCCCGCCATCACGAATCTCACATCGCTTACAACATTGATCTTGAGCAACAACAAACTCACGGGACCGATCCCGAATGGATTGGCAGGTCTGTCCCAATTGCAGACTGTTGACTTATCCAACAATAACCTCACAGGGAAGGTGCCCGTTTTCAACCCGAGTGTGAAGTTGAACACAACCGGCAATCCGCTCCTCGGAAGCAACTCGACCGTGGGTGGGGGCGGTGTGAGTTCTGGTGGGAGTGGGTCCAGTGCATCTTCCCCAGATGGAAGTCCTGGCGGCAAATCGACCTCTTCATTCTCTGTCGTATTGATTGTTGGGATTGTTCTCGGTGTTCTTCTATTAATCTTCATTTTCTGGAAGCGAACAAAAACTCGGCATAGCAACGCTAATGTGTCTGCAATCGGGAGCATGGTTTTCTCAATCAACGATCTTCGCCTGGCGACGAACAATTTCAGTGAAGATAACATCGTGGGTAAAGGTGGATTTGGGGTTGTTTATAAAGGGGTGCTCCATGACGGGTCCCAGGTTGCCGTGAAGCGGATGAAATCCAGCATGATCAGCTCGAGAGGCACGAGTTCGTTCCTGGCAGAGATTGCGGTGCTAACCAGGGTCAGACACCGGCATTTGGTTGGTCTCAAGGGTTATTGCACGGACGTGGACGAGAAGCTTTTGGTTTATGAATACATGCCACAGGGTACTTTGGGGCAGCATCTCTTTGAAGTGGAAAATCACGGCTACGAAATACTTAGTTGGAAGCAGAGGCTTACgattgcattggatgtggccagAGGGATTGAGTATTTGCATAGCTTGGCTCGTCAGAGCTTCATTCATCGTGATTTGAAGCCGTCCAATATACTTTTGGGGGATGATATGAGAGCCAAGGTTTCAGATTTTGGATTGGTTAAGCTTGTTCCAGATGGGAAGTCTTCCATGGAGACGCGGTTGGCCGGAACGTTCGGATACCTTGCACCTGAGTATGCAGCGACAGGAAAGGTGACCACCAAGGCCGACATCTACTCGTTCGGTGTCGTCTTGATGGAGATGATCACGGGGAGGAAAGTGGCAGATGACGCACAGCCTGAGGAAGAAGTTGATCTGGTCACGTGGTTCCGCAGAGTTCTCATCGGCAAGGCTGACATGAAGATCAAtgatattgtggaccccaccattaaacccgacgaggacgaggacgaggCAACGTTCCGCAGCATCTTGAATGTGGCGGAGCTCGCAGGCCACTGCACTGCCCGTGATCCTAATCAGAGACCAGAGATGGGCAATGTGGTAAACATTCTATCTCCCATGGTAGAACAGTGGAAGCCCGCCAGCCCCGACGATGAAGATGGCTATGATGCTGATGGAGGTGGTGGCGGGCCTTACACCCACATGACAAGCCTCGGGAGCACCCAAGCAGCATAG
- the LOC131255230 gene encoding receptor-like protein 33, which yields MPSFHGGKCPIFEGYQFSDSLHNGTIPSSLFSLPSLKILALVGNQFSDQLGEFQNASSSPLEMIYLDNNKLQGPIPRSIFQLPNLAYLTLSSNNFSGPIPSLFGNQLWNCQITNLVVSLASSRIASFSQLGRIELNNNSLQGTTRRSIFALTKLEYLKLSPNNFSGDVDLKYLWYLGLSNNHFSVSDCRSISTSISFPKIIRLKLRSCNISKFPDVLRSQEEMDHLDLSNDKINGKIPNWIWKVGNGTLYYLNLSHNALEGLVPPLLGLSISTLQYLDLSFNKLEGSIPIPALSIIFYSLSSKNFSGEVPLLFCNAQILVLILSDNHFNGSIPPCLGENKIGLTILNLGGNAFQGILPKTFKEQCTLETLDLSRNQLERQVPRSLANCKELEVLNLGNNQINNTFPFQLENFPWLRILILRSNKFDGTIGQFLATHTSPLLQIIDLSSNSFTGSLPSDMFKSWTAMMEEGKCQSRFLSKGSTDGYYQDKVTVVSKGQERELVKILIAFTIVDFSNNQIYVDIPKSIGDLKSLHGLNMSFNHLTGRIPASIGNIKDLESLDLSRNNLSGEIPLELTKLTFLEVLNLSQNQLDASSRTAKDCQSITGAIIFGSHLRSIEM from the exons ATGCCTTCTTTCCATGGCGGCAAGTGTCCAATTTTTGAAGGGTACCAATTTTCTGACAGTTTACACAATGGGACCATCCCGTCTTCATTGTTTTCactcccatcattaaaaattttgGCACTCGTGGGTAACCAATTTAGTGATCAGCTTGGAGAGTTCCAAAACGCATCCTCTTCGCCATTAGAGATGATTTATTTGGATAACAACAAGCTGCAGGGACCTATTCCAAGGTCAATCTTTCAACTCCCCAACCTTGCATACCTCAcgctttcatcaaacaatttcagtGGCCCAATCCCTTCTTTGTTTGGAAATCAGCTTTGGAATTGTCAG ATAACCAATTTAGTGGTCAGCTTGGCGAGTTCCAGAATCGCATCCTTTTCACAATTAGGGAGGATAGAGTTGAATAACAACAGCTTGCAGGGGACTACTCGGAGATCCATCTTTGCACTCACCAAGCTTGAGTACCTCAAGCTTTCACCAAACAATTTCAGCGGTGATGTGGACCTTAAGTACCTTTGGTACCTTGGTCTTTCAAATAACCACTTCTCAGTCAGCGATTGCAGAAGCATTTCAACCTCCATATCCTTCCCCAAAATTATACGGTTGAAATTAAGATCTTGCAACATCAGCAAATTTCCAGATGTCTTGAGAAGCCAAGAGGAGATGGATCATTTGGACCTTTCCAATGATAAAATTAATGGTAAAATACCCAATTGGATATGGAAGGTTGGAAATGGGACTTTGTATTATTTGAATCTTTCTCATAATGCTTTGGAGGGATTAGTGCCACCACTTCTTGGTCTTTCCATAAGCACATTGCAATACCTTGACCTAAGCTTTAATAAGCTAGAGGGCTCAATCCCAATCCCTGCACTTTCTATCATATTCTATTCACTTTCAAGCAAAAATTTTAGTGGAGAAGTTCCACTACTTTTTTGCAATGCTCAAATACTAGTCCTCATTTTGTCTGACAACCACTTCAATGGTTCGATTCCACCATGTCTAGGCGAAAACAAAATTGGCCTCACTATTTTGAATCTCGGAGGAAATGCATTTCAAGGCATCTTGCCTAAAACATTCAAAGAGCAATGTACTCTAGAGACACTTGATCTTAGTCGAAATCAGTTAGAAAGGCAGGTGCCAAGGTCTTTGGCCAATTGCAAGGAACTGGAGGTGTTAAACCTTGGGAACAATCAAATAAATAACACCTTCCCGTTTCAGTTGGAAAACTTTCCCTGGCTACGCATTCTCATCTTGAGATCCAATAAATTTGATGGCACCATTGGACAGTTCCTAGCAACTCACACTTCCCCATTGTTGCAAATCATCGACCTCTCTTCTAACAGCTTTACAGGTAGCTTGCCATCAGATATGTTTAAAAGCTGGACGGCAATGATGGAGGAGGGCAAATGCCAATCTCGGTTCCTTAGCAAAGGTTCTACAGATGGATACTATCAAGATAAAGTGACCGTAGTGAGCAAAGGGCAAGAAAGGGAGCTAGTAAAGATCCTTATTGCCTTTACCatagtggatttctcaaataACCAAATTTACGTggatatcccaaaatcaattGGGGATCTAAAGTCATTGCATGGGCTAAATATGTCATTCAACCATCTCACGGGCCGAATTCCAGCATCAATTGGGAATATAAAAGATCTTGAGTCATTAGATCTCTCACGAAATAATTTGTCAGGTGAAATTCCTCTAGAACTTACAAAATTAACATTCCTTGAGGTGTTGAATCTTTCACAAAATCAACTT